The genomic interval AATTCGTAGCAGGCAGAGGACAAGACGGTCAAGGTTCTAAGTGTTACGGAAGAGATGGTGAAAATTTAACAATAAAGGTTCCAATGGGAACTATAATAAGAGATGTTGAAACTAATAAGGTAATGGCAGACCTTTCTCATAGAGATGATACATATACAATCTGTAGAGGAGGAAAAGGTGGTAAGGGAAATTGTAAGTTCTGTACACCTACAAGACAGGCGCCAACTTTTGCTGAGCCAGGAATGCCAGGGGAAGAAAGATGGGTTGCTTTAGAATTAAAACTATTAGCAGACGTAGGTCTTTTAGGATTCCCTAACGTTGGAAAATCAACATTACTTTCAGTGGTAACTAAGGCTAAACCAAAGATAGCTAACTATCACTTCACAACTTTAAAACCTAATTTAGGAGTTGTTGCTGTACCAGGAATAGAGCCATTTGTTATGGCAGACGTACCAGGTATTATAGAAGGAGCTTCAGAGGGTGTAGGTCTTGGATTAGACTTCTTAAGACATATAGAAAGAACAAGACTTTTAATACATGTTGTTGATATTTCAGGAGTTGAAGGAAGAGACGCAGTTGAAGACTTCAAGAGAATCAACGAAGAATTAAAGAACTACAGTGTTAAACTTTGGGATAGACCTCAAATAGTAGTAGCAAATAAATGCGATATGTTATTTGATGAAGAAATTTTTGAAAACTTCAAAGCTGAAGTTAATAAAATGGGATTTGATAAGGTATTTAAAATGTCAGCAGCTACTTCACAAGGAGTAGAGGAAGTAATAAAAGAAGCGGCTAGAATGCTTAAAGATATTCCTGTTACTGATTTAGAAATCCCAGAAGATGAAAGATTCATTCCAGAGGATAAGAAGTTTACATATACTATAAATCCAATAGAAGAAGATGGATTAAAGGTTTATGTAGTAGAAGGTTCATTTGTAGACAGATTATTATTAGCTGTTAATGTAAATGATCCTGATTCATTAAGATATTTCCATAAGGTTCTTAATAATAAAGGAATATTCCATGAGTTAAGAGAAATGGGAATAGAAGATGGAGATATGGTAAGATTAAACGACTTTGAGTTTGAATACTTACTATAATTAATGGAGGATAAATAATGATAACAACAAAACAAAGAGCATATTTAAGAGGATTAGGTGCTAAATTAACTCCTATATTTCAAATAGGTAAAAATGGAATAGAAGATAACTTTTTAAAGCAAGTTGATGATGCTTTAGAAGCAAGAGAAATTTTAAAAATAAATGTTCTTGAAAATAGTGGATTAGAGACAAGAGAAGCTTCAAATTTCATCTGTGAAAGATTAGGATGTGAAGGGGTTCAATCTATAGGAAACAAAATAGTTCTTTACAGAGCATCAAAAAATAATCCTAAGATAGAATTACCTAAAAAAGGGAAGTAATATGAAAAAAATAGGAGTATTTGGTGGAACTTTTGACCCAATACACATAGGCCATATTTATATAGCTTATGAAGCCTATAAAATATTAGAACTAGATGAAGTTATATTCATGCCAGCAGGCAATCCACCTCATAAGAAGTGGAAAGATATAACTGATGAAATAATTAGATATGAAATGGTTAAAAAAGCTATAGAGCCATATAGCTTTTTTTCCATAAATAACTATGAAATAGAGAAAAAAGGATTGAGCTTTACTTATGAAACTTTAAGATATTTACATGAAAGTTTTAAAGAAGTAGAGCTCTATTTCATAACCGGAGCAGATTGTCTTATAAACCTAAATTCATGGAAAAATATAAATGAAATTTTTAAATTTAGTAATTTAGTGGTTTTTAATAGACCTGGATTTGATAAAAATGATTTATTAAAGAGGAAAGAAGAGTTTGATAGAGAATATTGTACTAATATAGTATATTTAGATTTACTTAATATAGAGATAAGTTCTACTCTTATAAGAGAAAGAGTTCATGATTCTCTAGAAGTTAAATTCTTTTTACCGCCAGGTGTAGTGGATATAATAGATAAATATAATTTGTATAGGAGAGAGTAACTATGTGGTCATTAGAGGAAATAAATAATTATGTTAAAGAGACTATTAAGGGAAGTAGATACTCACATACTTTAGGGGTTGTTGAAACTGCTAAAGAACTTGCTAAAATAAATGGAGAAGATATACAAAAGGCAGAATTAGCTGCATTAATTCATGATGTAGCAAAATATATTCCTGTAGATGAACAAGTGAAAATATTAGAAGAGCATGGTTATGAACTAGATGAAATAACCTTAAAATCACCTCAAGTTTTACATGGATTTGTCAGTGCCATAGTAGCTAAAGAAAAGTTTGGAATAGAGGATGAAATGGTTTTAGATGCTGTGAAATATCATACTTTAGCCAAAAAAGATATGAGTACTCTAGAAAAAATAATATATATAGCTGACTATATTGAGCCAGGTAGAGATTTCCCAGGGGTTGAAGAATTAAGAGAAATAACAAGAGAAGATTTAGATAAAGGAGTATTAAAAGGCTTAGAAAATACAATTTTATTTGTAATAAAACAAGGCAATTTAATACATCCCTTAACTATAGAAGCAAGAAATTTCTTAATAATGCAAGAAAAATAATCAAATAATTGGAGAGGGTTATATGGGGAATGAAGAAAATAGATTTGAAAAAAGACAAGATAAGAAAAATATCAATAAAAAAAGCTTGGTAAAAAGAGTAATTTTAGGTGCTTTAGCTTTTATTCTTATTTTTTTTATAAGTATTTTTGGATATTTTTATTTTAAATATGGCAGTTTTTTAGGGGAAGTTTTTAATATAGTTAAAGACGTAAAACAGGATGTAATAAAGGTTGAAGAGCCAATTAATGTACTCTTATTAGGAATGGATATTGGTGATACAAGTGATGTATCAAATAAAGATGCTAAAAGAACAGATACCATAATTCTAGCAAACTTTGATCCTATAACAAAAGAGGCTAAGTTAATATCTATACCTAGAGATACTAGAGTAAAAATTGGAGGAAAGTCTCAAAAAATAAATGCTGCTTACCCAATTGGGGGAGAAAAGCTTGTTAAACAGCTTGTTGGAAATATATTAGGCGTTAAGGTTGATTATGTTGTTAAAGTTGATTATGAAGGCTTTAGAGGCATAATAGATGCTATTGGTGGAATTGACATGTATATAGAGCAGGATATGAACTATGACGATCCAGGGCAGGATTTACACATACATTTCAACAAGGGAGAAACTGTACACCTAGATGGTAAAAAAGCTGAAGAGTTTTTTAGATGGAGAAAAAATAATGATGGTACAGGATTAGCCAATGGAGATGTTGATAGAATAAAAAATCAACAAAAGTTTATAAATGCTGTAATAGATAAGGTTCTATCAGTATCTACCATAACAAAGATAGATAGTATAGCAGAGATTTTAAATAAAAATATAGAAACTAATATTCCTTTAGATGTTACTGTTGCATATGGACTTAAAGGATTAGAGACTGATAAGAATAATATAAAAATGATGACTTTACCTGGAGAAGGTAAATATGTTGGAAATGTTTCTTATTATATTCCTGATGAAAAGGCTACTAAAGAATTAAGAAGTCAATTAAACAGTAGTAATTTAAGTGGAAGAAAAAATGTTATTCCTAGTGCTGCTAGAGGAGATTTATCCATAAAAGTTTTAAATTGTACAAAAATAAATGGCTTAGCTGCAAATGTACAAAAACAATTAAATGAAAACGGATATGATAAAGTTGATGTTGGAAATGGAGATCCAAGAGAAAAATCAGAGATTTTGATAAAGGATGAAAGTTCTAGAGCTTTTATGGAAAATGATTTAAAGATAGATAACATTAAAAAGGGCATTTCATCTAAGTATGATGGAAATGGAAACTATGATGTAGTAATATTACTAGGAAAAGACTTTAAAAATTTCGGAGAGATGAAATGAGTATTTTAGAAAGTAAAATAACTAAAGAGTATGATAAAAGAAAAATAAGAGAATTTTTAAAAGAAGAGTTAGGATTGTCTTCAAGATTAATAAGAAGTGCAGCCATAGACAAGAGAATTAAGGTAGATGGTGTTGCTGTAAAGATGAACTATGTTGTTAAAACTGGTGAAGAGATAAAAATCGAGCTTTCAAAAAAGGAATCTCAAAATATTGAACCAGAAAAAATGGATATAGAAATAGTTTATGAGGATAGTGACATATTAGTTTTAAATAAGAAACCTTTTATGGTTGTACATCCTACAAGAAGCCATCCTAATGGAACCTTAGCTAATGGTATATTATATTACTTTAAAGAGAGTAATCAAGATTGTATAGTTAGACTAGTTAGTAGATTAGATATGAATACTTCAGGACTTATAATCATAGGTAAAAATCAATATGCTCATATGGTTTTATCTAATGAAATGAAAACTGATAAATTTCAAAAAAGATATTTAGCTATAGTTCATGGAAATTTAGAAGAAAAAGAAGGAACTATCAATAGACCAATTTATAGACCAGCAGAGGATACTATAAAAAGGGTTGTAGATGAAAGAGGGCAAGAGAGCATAACTCACTACAAGGTTATAGAAAGTTATAATGGTGCCGATTTAGTTGAATGTTTACTAGAAACTGGGAGAACACATCAGATAAGAGTGCATCTAAGCAGTTTAGGTCATCCTATATTTGGAGATTCTTTATATGGAACAGAGGATGAAGAGTTTATATCAAGACAGGCACTGCATGCTTATGGATTAGATTTTTATAGTCCAAAGACCAAGGAACCTTTAAGCTTAAGGGCAGATCTTCCAGAGGATATGAAAGAGTTAATAAATAAATTAAAAAACAAGTAGTTTTAAGCATTGGCTTAAAACTACTTGTTTTTTAATTATAAAAATATGAATTACGTTTTTTTCTATTTCTTATTCTTTTTATAGTTGATATAAGTCTAATCATAAATAGTATTAAGATTATTAAAAATATTAAACCTATAACACCTAAAGCTATGTAAAATCCACTAAAACCCTTTAATTTAAACATAATTTTTTCAAAACTTGTATAAGTTATATCATTACTGTTTAAAAGATTTAAGGTTTTATAAGGAGTATTTCCAATCATAAGTGTTCCAGTAAAAGAATCAGTATCTTTTAATATGTCAGTACCCCTAGATATAGGTTTAGTTGCTTTTACTGAAAAGTCTATGTTTAAATTTTTCTTTATTTCATCTGTAGATAAGTTCTCTATTTCAGAGTTCTTAAATGTTTTATAAATATCTTCAGGAACTACTAAAGATAAGGTGTTCTTATCATCAATGTAATATTCTTTTACAACATCATTTTTAGAATATAATTTAACTAAAGAAAAATTATCAAAGCCATAATCTAAAAGATTTTTTGTATCTTCATAGTATTGATCCTTAGTGTCATAACCTAGTAGGGTAAGGATTAATTTTCTATCACCCCTTTTAGCTGCACAAGTAAATGTATGCCTTGATTTAGTTGTATATCCTGTTTTGTTACAAAAAATATCTTTATTATAATATGGGCTTGTTTGGTGAATAAGTTGATTATTATTATTTGCCCATATAGGTTCTCCACTTACAATGCTTTTAGGCATTTCATAAACTGTTTTTTTTGTAATTTCATCAATTATTGGATTTTTTGAAGCTGCATTCATTATTAGAGCTAGATCATAAGGGGTAGTCATATGATCATCCTCAAAAAGTCCACTAGCATTAACAAAGTGAGTATTTTTAGCTCCTAATTCTTCTGCACGCTCATTCATAAGCTTTGCAAATTTTTCTTCAGAGCCAGAAATATGTTCAGCTAAAGCTACAGCAGCATCATTAGCTGATTGTATTAATAATGCATTAAGCAATTCTTCAACTGTATATTTATCTCCTTCTTGAAGACCAACACGGGTTCCTTCAGCTAAAGGAGGATTCTTTCCTATAGTAACAACATCATTTAAGTTAGCTTTTTCTACTGTAAGTAAAGCTGTCATAGTTTTAGTAGTAGATGCAGGAGCAAGTTTTTCATTAGCATTTTTTTCAGCTAAAACCTCCCCTGTAGTTCCATCCATAAGAACCATTCCTTCACCTTTAATTTCCGGTACATTACTTTCAGCAAAAACATTAGTACTTAAAATTAAAGAGAAGATAAAAGCCATAGATATTATAAAATTAAGTTTTATTTTTAAATTCTTAAACTTTATACTCATAGAGCCTCCAAAATTTTTAATTTTAATTGCAATAATTATTATAACAATAATAGAGTATATTTTCTATAAATTTGTATTAATTTGGTACTCAAAAATGGAGAAATTGTCAATAATGTTAAAGAAATATGAGAATTTATTGATTTGAAACTTTATTTTTTAATAAATTTCTAAGAATTTATATAATATGGAGGAGTCATGAAGAGAAAAGAAAAAATTATAGGTAGTTTAATAATTGCTGTAATAGCTATTTTATTTTTATTTATTGGTTACTCAAAGACAAATGATAAAAAAATAAGTAATAGTGATATGGAAAAACTATTTTTAGATAGAGAGGAATCAGAAGAGAATAATGAATTAGAAAAGTTTAATGAAAAAGAATCAGATTCAAAGAAAGAAGAGAGTAATAATATTAAAGAAGAAAAAGATAGTGATATAGAAAGTGAAAAAGAAGAAAAAGAAACTAGCTTAGGTGAAGAAAAAATAGTTGTAGAGATTAAGGGCGAGGTAAAAAAGCCTAATGTCTATGAATTAAAAAATGGAAGTAGAATTTATGAGCTTATAGAAGAAGCAGGAGGACCAACTGATGAAGCAGATTTAAGTAATATAAATAGAGCTTTATATTTAAGTGACGGGCAATGTATAGTGATTAAAAATATAAATGATGTTGAAAGTGAAGAGGCAAATTTAAATGAAAGCTTAAATGCTGAAGTTACTAATAGTATTCCTACTAATTCATCAGGTGACAAAGGTGAGAAAAATGAAAGTTCAGTTATAAATATAAATACTGCCTCTAAAGAAACACTTATGACCTTAAATGGA from Clostridium perfringens carries:
- the obgE gene encoding GTPase ObgE, whose protein sequence is MFIDTAKIFVKSGDGGHGSVSFRREKYVPLGGPDGGDGGKGGDVTFVVDPGMTTLLDFKYKRKFVAGRGQDGQGSKCYGRDGENLTIKVPMGTIIRDVETNKVMADLSHRDDTYTICRGGKGGKGNCKFCTPTRQAPTFAEPGMPGEERWVALELKLLADVGLLGFPNVGKSTLLSVVTKAKPKIANYHFTTLKPNLGVVAVPGIEPFVMADVPGIIEGASEGVGLGLDFLRHIERTRLLIHVVDISGVEGRDAVEDFKRINEELKNYSVKLWDRPQIVVANKCDMLFDEEIFENFKAEVNKMGFDKVFKMSAATSQGVEEVIKEAARMLKDIPVTDLEIPEDERFIPEDKKFTYTINPIEEDGLKVYVVEGSFVDRLLLAVNVNDPDSLRYFHKVLNNKGIFHELREMGIEDGDMVRLNDFEFEYLL
- the yhbY gene encoding ribosome assembly RNA-binding protein YhbY, coding for MITTKQRAYLRGLGAKLTPIFQIGKNGIEDNFLKQVDDALEAREILKINVLENSGLETREASNFICERLGCEGVQSIGNKIVLYRASKNNPKIELPKKGK
- the nadD gene encoding nicotinate-nucleotide adenylyltransferase — protein: MKKIGVFGGTFDPIHIGHIYIAYEAYKILELDEVIFMPAGNPPHKKWKDITDEIIRYEMVKKAIEPYSFFSINNYEIEKKGLSFTYETLRYLHESFKEVELYFITGADCLINLNSWKNINEIFKFSNLVVFNRPGFDKNDLLKRKEEFDREYCTNIVYLDLLNIEISSTLIRERVHDSLEVKFFLPPGVVDIIDKYNLYRRE
- the yqeK gene encoding bis(5'-nucleosyl)-tetraphosphatase (symmetrical) YqeK, with the protein product MWSLEEINNYVKETIKGSRYSHTLGVVETAKELAKINGEDIQKAELAALIHDVAKYIPVDEQVKILEEHGYELDEITLKSPQVLHGFVSAIVAKEKFGIEDEMVLDAVKYHTLAKKDMSTLEKIIYIADYIEPGRDFPGVEELREITREDLDKGVLKGLENTILFVIKQGNLIHPLTIEARNFLIMQEK
- a CDS encoding LCP family protein translates to MGNEENRFEKRQDKKNINKKSLVKRVILGALAFILIFFISIFGYFYFKYGSFLGEVFNIVKDVKQDVIKVEEPINVLLLGMDIGDTSDVSNKDAKRTDTIILANFDPITKEAKLISIPRDTRVKIGGKSQKINAAYPIGGEKLVKQLVGNILGVKVDYVVKVDYEGFRGIIDAIGGIDMYIEQDMNYDDPGQDLHIHFNKGETVHLDGKKAEEFFRWRKNNDGTGLANGDVDRIKNQQKFINAVIDKVLSVSTITKIDSIAEILNKNIETNIPLDVTVAYGLKGLETDKNNIKMMTLPGEGKYVGNVSYYIPDEKATKELRSQLNSSNLSGRKNVIPSAARGDLSIKVLNCTKINGLAANVQKQLNENGYDKVDVGNGDPREKSEILIKDESSRAFMENDLKIDNIKKGISSKYDGNGNYDVVILLGKDFKNFGEMK
- a CDS encoding RluA family pseudouridine synthase — encoded protein: MSILESKITKEYDKRKIREFLKEELGLSSRLIRSAAIDKRIKVDGVAVKMNYVVKTGEEIKIELSKKESQNIEPEKMDIEIVYEDSDILVLNKKPFMVVHPTRSHPNGTLANGILYYFKESNQDCIVRLVSRLDMNTSGLIIIGKNQYAHMVLSNEMKTDKFQKRYLAIVHGNLEEKEGTINRPIYRPAEDTIKRVVDERGQESITHYKVIESYNGADLVECLLETGRTHQIRVHLSSLGHPIFGDSLYGTEDEEFISRQALHAYGLDFYSPKTKEPLSLRADLPEDMKELINKLKNK
- a CDS encoding D-alanyl-D-alanine carboxypeptidase family protein; translation: MSIKFKNLKIKLNFIISMAFIFSLILSTNVFAESNVPEIKGEGMVLMDGTTGEVLAEKNANEKLAPASTTKTMTALLTVEKANLNDVVTIGKNPPLAEGTRVGLQEGDKYTVEELLNALLIQSANDAAVALAEHISGSEEKFAKLMNERAEELGAKNTHFVNASGLFEDDHMTTPYDLALIMNAASKNPIIDEITKKTVYEMPKSIVSGEPIWANNNNQLIHQTSPYYNKDIFCNKTGYTTKSRHTFTCAAKRGDRKLILTLLGYDTKDQYYEDTKNLLDYGFDNFSLVKLYSKNDVVKEYYIDDKNTLSLVVPEDIYKTFKNSEIENLSTDEIKKNLNIDFSVKATKPISRGTDILKDTDSFTGTLMIGNTPYKTLNLLNSNDITYTSFEKIMFKLKGFSGFYIALGVIGLIFLIILILFMIRLISTIKRIRNRKKRNSYFYN
- a CDS encoding helix-hairpin-helix domain-containing protein, with product MKRKEKIIGSLIIAVIAILFLFIGYSKTNDKKISNSDMEKLFLDREESEENNELEKFNEKESDSKKEESNNIKEEKDSDIESEKEEKETSLGEEKIVVEIKGEVKKPNVYELKNGSRIYELIEEAGGPTDEADLSNINRALYLSDGQCIVIKNINDVESEEANLNESLNAEVTNSIPTNSSGDKGEKNESSVININTASKETLMTLNGIGESKAQAIIDYRDEIGGFKSVDDITNVSGIGEKTLEKIKDKISIK